Proteins encoded by one window of Bacillus sp. DTU_2020_1000418_1_SI_GHA_SEK_038:
- a CDS encoding nuclease-related domain-containing protein produces the protein MHVKARVVSNELEILRYLNARMNLTPNDKRYYLKLEKGYQGEVFFDELTAKLECDLYILNDLCLEFNRSVFQIDTLIISQLTIFLIEIKKFEGDYLYDSEEFRGVSSNIEITNPLDQLKRSKSLLRSLLKNHGTNLPIEGYLTFVNPEFTLYQAPLNASIILPTQLNRFLKS, from the coding sequence ATGCATGTAAAGGCTCGTGTTGTGTCAAATGAATTGGAAATTCTCAGGTATTTAAATGCACGAATGAACTTGACACCCAATGATAAAAGGTACTATTTAAAACTTGAAAAAGGATATCAAGGTGAAGTATTTTTTGATGAACTAACAGCGAAACTTGAATGTGATTTGTATATTTTAAATGATTTATGCCTTGAGTTTAACCGCTCTGTATTTCAAATTGATACGTTAATCATTTCTCAACTTACAATTTTCCTTATAGAAATAAAAAAATTTGAAGGTGATTACCTATACGATTCAGAAGAATTCCGTGGAGTCTCATCTAATATTGAAATTACGAATCCATTGGATCAGTTAAAACGCAGCAAGTCATTACTCCGTTCTTTACTTAAAAATCATGGAACTAATCTACCTATTGAAGGATACCTCACCTTTGTAAACCCCGAATTCACTTTATATCAAGCCCCTTTAAATGCTTCGATAATTTTACCAACCCAGCTAAATCGCTTTCTAAAAAGTTAA